The following are from one region of the Hippocampus zosterae strain Florida chromosome 9, ASM2543408v3, whole genome shotgun sequence genome:
- the si:ch1073-456m8.1 gene encoding leucine-rich repeat flightless-interacting protein 2 isoform X2 — MLSVTLDNSGSPKKRSLSRTEDESLRSIIKEAESSSRRLTRSDSRPGTLKRRPDSQLELQASYDEAVHELRGLEVEREALLFQVDVLQDTLEGVEELLAETQREAGQANVELEREREAKRKLERLVHALLQEVETLKEEKNIRLHVSADTSEVDATRRGCEMNEPAKNAPISNFSREAIVASEDVLPTKGDEGGVATKVKWVANSAPSLALDPLHEDGVHRRPYECQRDASPDKSDSDTASTYEDASAETPEQDDDPLELPHDSASKDDVDSQEPQTGDNCIVS; from the exons ATGCTTTCAGTCACTCTGGACAACAGCGGGTCTCCCAAGAAGCGGTCTTTATCACGTACCGAGGATGAATCACTCCGTAGCATCATAAAGGAG GCTGAGAGCTCATCCAGGCGTCTGACACGAAGCGACAGTCGACCAGGGACCTTGAAGAGGAGGCCTGACAGCCAG CTGGAGCTGCAAGCCAGCTATGACGAGGCGGTGCACGAGTTGCGTGGGCTGGAGGTGGAGCGTGAAGCTCTGTTGTTCCAGGTGGACGTCCTGCAGGACACACTGGAGGGTGTGGAGGAGCTGCTTGCCGAGACCCAGAGGGAGGCTGGGCAGGCTAATGTG GAGTTGGAGCGAGAGCGGGAGGCCAAGAGGAAGCTGGAGCGTTTGGTCCACGCTCTATTACAGGAAGTGGAGACATTAAAAGAG gaaaaaaacatcCGTTTGCATGTATCGGCGGACACAAGTGAAGTGGACGCAACGAGACGAGGATGTGAAATGAACGAACCTGCCAAGAACGCCCCAATATCTAATTTTTCCAGAGAAGCGATTGTTGCATCTGAGGACGTGCTTCCGACTAAGGGAGACGAGGGGGGCGTCGCGACCAAAGTGAAGTGGGTGGCCAACAGCGCCCCCTCCCTCGCACTTGACCCGCTCCATGAGGACGGGGTGCACCGGAGGCCTTACGAATGCCAACGAGACGCATCTCCGGACAAGAGCGACTCAGATACCGCAAGCACGTACGAGGACGCGTCTGCGGAGACTCCCGAGCAGGACGACGACCCTTTGGAGTTGCCGCACGACTCGGCAAGTAAAGATGACGTCGACTCCCAGGAGCCCCAAACCGGTGATAACTGCATTGTCTCTTAA
- the si:ch1073-456m8.1 gene encoding leucine-rich repeat flightless-interacting protein 2 isoform X1, with translation MLSVTLDNSGSPKKRSLSRTEDESLRSIIKEAESSSRRLTRSDSRPGTLKRRPDSQHSDQDLSIGLSEMLELQASYDEAVHELRGLEVEREALLFQVDVLQDTLEGVEELLAETQREAGQANVELEREREAKRKLERLVHALLQEVETLKEEKNIRLHVSADTSEVDATRRGCEMNEPAKNAPISNFSREAIVASEDVLPTKGDEGGVATKVKWVANSAPSLALDPLHEDGVHRRPYECQRDASPDKSDSDTASTYEDASAETPEQDDDPLELPHDSASKDDVDSQEPQTGDNCIVS, from the exons ATGCTTTCAGTCACTCTGGACAACAGCGGGTCTCCCAAGAAGCGGTCTTTATCACGTACCGAGGATGAATCACTCCGTAGCATCATAAAGGAG GCTGAGAGCTCATCCAGGCGTCTGACACGAAGCGACAGTCGACCAGGGACCTTGAAGAGGAGGCCTGACAGCCAG cATTCAGACCAGGACCTCTCAATAGGGCTCTCAGAAATG CTGGAGCTGCAAGCCAGCTATGACGAGGCGGTGCACGAGTTGCGTGGGCTGGAGGTGGAGCGTGAAGCTCTGTTGTTCCAGGTGGACGTCCTGCAGGACACACTGGAGGGTGTGGAGGAGCTGCTTGCCGAGACCCAGAGGGAGGCTGGGCAGGCTAATGTG GAGTTGGAGCGAGAGCGGGAGGCCAAGAGGAAGCTGGAGCGTTTGGTCCACGCTCTATTACAGGAAGTGGAGACATTAAAAGAG gaaaaaaacatcCGTTTGCATGTATCGGCGGACACAAGTGAAGTGGACGCAACGAGACGAGGATGTGAAATGAACGAACCTGCCAAGAACGCCCCAATATCTAATTTTTCCAGAGAAGCGATTGTTGCATCTGAGGACGTGCTTCCGACTAAGGGAGACGAGGGGGGCGTCGCGACCAAAGTGAAGTGGGTGGCCAACAGCGCCCCCTCCCTCGCACTTGACCCGCTCCATGAGGACGGGGTGCACCGGAGGCCTTACGAATGCCAACGAGACGCATCTCCGGACAAGAGCGACTCAGATACCGCAAGCACGTACGAGGACGCGTCTGCGGAGACTCCCGAGCAGGACGACGACCCTTTGGAGTTGCCGCACGACTCGGCAAGTAAAGATGACGTCGACTCCCAGGAGCCCCAAACCGGTGATAACTGCATTGTCTCTTAA